The Paenibacillus tianjinensis genome has a window encoding:
- a CDS encoding GIY-YIG nuclease family protein yields the protein MNLNVSGIYAIVRKDELKREKIYIGSSINVAVRWRTHKADLKSNRHRNAHLQFAWNKYGKEKFHIELLEIVKDKEELVYRENLWIYALNTGDSEHGYNMLVADVNGRTIHSDETRKKMSLNHYDCTGKNNSFFGKTHSNDTRMKISIANKGRVRSIKARQNMSESHPKGEDNHCSKLTVNNVIEIIKMLKDSYPLASIAKKFKVSSPAIASIRDGETWKSVTGGAIECKKYSRIKMTQKRADDIRILYSNGKTITELSKMFNVGTSCINKIVKNQRWKKENK from the coding sequence TTGAACCTAAACGTCAGCGGAATATATGCTATTGTAAGAAAAGATGAACTTAAAAGAGAAAAAATATATATTGGTTCGTCAATTAATGTAGCTGTAAGATGGAGGACTCATAAAGCAGATCTTAAATCTAATCGCCATCGAAATGCGCACTTACAATTTGCATGGAATAAATATGGGAAAGAAAAATTCCATATAGAGTTGTTAGAAATAGTTAAAGACAAGGAAGAGTTAGTGTATCGAGAAAATCTTTGGATATACGCTTTAAACACTGGTGACTCTGAACATGGATATAATATGTTGGTTGCCGATGTGAATGGACGTACGATACATAGCGATGAAACAAGAAAGAAAATGAGTTTAAACCATTATGACTGTACTGGTAAAAACAACTCATTCTTCGGAAAAACACATTCTAATGATACAAGAATGAAGATTAGCATAGCTAATAAAGGCAGAGTAAGGAGCATTAAAGCCAGACAGAATATGAGCGAATCACATCCCAAAGGCGAAGATAATCATTGTTCTAAGTTAACAGTTAATAATGTAATCGAAATAATCAAGATGCTAAAAGATTCTTATCCATTAGCGTCAATAGCAAAAAAGTTTAAAGTTTCAAGTCCAGCCATAGCCAGTATCAGAGACGGAGAAACATGGAAAAGTGTTACTGGAGGGGCTATTGAATGCAAGAAGTATTCTAGAATAAAGATGACTCAAAAGCGCGCTGATGATATTAGGATATTATATTCTAATGGAAAAACAATAACTGAATTGTCTAAGATGTTTAATGTGGGTACGAGTTGCATAAATAAAATTGTTAAAAATCAAAGATGGAAAAAGGAGAATAAATAA
- a CDS encoding accessory gene regulator B family protein, translated as MIDKICNATTNYLYKYDGMPEKDVITYSLKFILTNLITFLLILLIGITTDNLYNILLSALSFSLLRVFSGGFHINNPDLCIASSLIIVYSISNISQFTASNYNLFFGLVSLILVIIFAPSRIEEHSIINKNKHYIFKIISIMIIIIGFLSKNEIIQFSFFIQSLTLIHLRLKGGEINE; from the coding sequence TTGATTGATAAGATATGCAATGCGACTACAAATTATTTATACAAATATGATGGAATGCCAGAAAAAGATGTGATTACTTATTCATTAAAATTTATTCTAACTAATCTAATTACATTTTTATTAATCCTATTAATTGGAATTACGACAGATAATTTATATAACATTTTGTTATCCGCACTATCATTTTCTTTATTAAGGGTTTTTTCAGGAGGATTTCATATTAATAATCCTGATCTGTGCATAGCATCCTCTTTGATTATAGTTTATTCAATAAGCAACATCTCTCAATTTACTGCATCGAATTATAATTTGTTTTTTGGGCTAGTTAGTTTAATCTTGGTTATCATCTTCGCCCCTTCAAGAATAGAAGAACATTCAATAATTAACAAAAACAAGCATTATATTTTTAAAATTATTTCAATAATGATAATAATCATTGGATTTTTAAGTAAGAACGAAATTATACAATTTTCTTTTTTCATTCAAAGCTTAACCCTCATCCATTTGCGCCTGAAGGGAGGTGAAATAAATGAATAA
- a CDS encoding tyrosine-type recombinase/integrase: MSNKIYEDGFYNETQKEMYLKDLAEKTYTSYARVLKRARYVEEQLGKDLYNFNVSEIEKLLVFMSPGSYSASAGNVNVIRTYIRWAIQQDLRIDNINPLDSVISDNFINKFIDTTNKKLFTEEEIATIVGGLQSFQDAAIVQCLFEGIMGHEYSEILNILKKDVDRDSDELEVRNSPASGPTEIRKIKVSTKLMNLLYSAANETSYIKSNGLSDAKAKEIELIDNDYVFRSVKLRVVNYDRASNHLVLRRMKSVREWFDYPHLTATSIKNSGMLKYAKDLYMEDKTLSRDHIGKICKRFGVNSIATTRLTKDFLNIETIKSLYPEVDEEQA, from the coding sequence ATGTCCAATAAAATATATGAAGATGGATTTTACAATGAAACACAAAAAGAAATGTATCTCAAGGATTTGGCTGAAAAAACTTATACCTCATATGCCAGAGTCTTAAAAAGGGCAAGATATGTAGAAGAACAATTAGGCAAAGACTTATACAACTTTAATGTTTCAGAGATAGAAAAGTTGCTTGTGTTTATGAGTCCTGGTTCGTACTCCGCCAGTGCGGGAAATGTTAATGTAATTCGAACCTATATAAGATGGGCAATTCAACAAGATCTAAGAATAGATAACATTAATCCTTTAGACTCAGTAATCAGTGATAACTTTATCAACAAGTTTATTGATACAACAAACAAAAAACTGTTTACAGAAGAAGAAATCGCTACTATAGTTGGTGGACTACAAAGTTTCCAAGATGCTGCAATAGTTCAGTGTCTTTTTGAAGGAATAATGGGGCATGAGTATTCTGAGATTTTGAATATTCTTAAAAAAGATGTGGATAGAGATAGCGATGAACTAGAGGTAAGGAATTCTCCGGCTTCTGGGCCAACAGAAATACGCAAAATCAAGGTAAGTACAAAGCTTATGAATCTCCTCTATAGTGCAGCAAATGAAACATCATATATCAAATCAAACGGACTTAGTGATGCAAAAGCAAAAGAAATTGAATTGATCGACAATGATTATGTTTTCAGATCGGTCAAACTAAGAGTTGTGAATTATGACAGAGCCAGTAATCACCTTGTGCTAAGGAGAATGAAAAGTGTTAGAGAATGGTTTGATTATCCTCATTTAACAGCTACAAGCATAAAAAATTCAGGAATGTTAAAGTATGCTAAAGATTTATATATGGAAGATAAAACATTAAGCAGAGATCATATTGGGAAGATTTGCAAGCGTTTTGGAGTGAATTCAATTGCTACAACAAGACTAACTAAAGACTTCTTAAACATAGAAACGATAAAGTCGTTATACCCAGAAGTTGACGAAGAACAAGCGTAA
- a CDS encoding DNA sulfur modification protein DndB translates to MKKDRERLELLIADSITEIKVDRKKVLKVNNLLSELGVPFGTFDEISKGDKQLSTVDSSLLCALSETLYEVSGNTNLKSDQWFTNKEISYAKKELSNNNETNRIILPIALENVEIVNIDNYITKIKMVDLVQWFHSQLIIYDFETQRSAKFKTGKNGVVPVPDINLKSVKDIADNMLNGTYLEDMITLNIYSDETEAVEYNPKTRILTINEQAAISILDGFHRLQGGVRACATNPELEQMMILSIRSYDTDTAKKYFGQINTINVVKKERLKELKSQEFSDLVVRDLQQKTDLKGRIASASKISELAGQLTTFDILSFAIDKVFKPKSRLDAREASETLIKFFDYLIGSFVDEFMLNPNKYRDDLINHSLMFVGYVVIAKYFEDNNMPIKNIKDFIDKKINFKDKNLIELLNSKRGINNAKVRNEVINYFEMLLGVNENVQ, encoded by the coding sequence TTGAAAAAGGACAGAGAGCGACTTGAATTGTTGATTGCAGATTCAATAACCGAAATCAAAGTTGATCGAAAAAAAGTTTTAAAAGTAAATAATCTTCTTTCTGAATTAGGTGTTCCATTCGGTACTTTTGATGAGATTTCTAAAGGAGATAAACAATTATCTACGGTTGATTCTTCTCTACTTTGTGCTCTTTCAGAGACCCTATATGAAGTCAGTGGAAATACAAATTTAAAGTCAGACCAGTGGTTTACAAATAAAGAAATAAGTTATGCAAAAAAAGAATTATCTAATAATAATGAAACAAATAGAATAATATTACCTATAGCACTGGAAAACGTTGAGATTGTAAATATTGATAACTATATAACAAAGATAAAAATGGTCGATTTAGTTCAGTGGTTTCACTCACAACTAATTATTTATGATTTCGAAACCCAAAGAAGTGCTAAATTTAAAACTGGCAAAAATGGCGTTGTGCCAGTGCCAGATATTAATTTAAAAAGCGTTAAAGATATTGCAGACAATATGTTGAATGGTACATATTTAGAAGACATGATTACTTTAAACATCTACTCAGACGAGACGGAAGCTGTTGAGTATAACCCTAAGACACGTATATTAACTATTAATGAGCAAGCAGCAATATCAATACTGGATGGATTCCACCGACTCCAGGGCGGCGTTAGAGCCTGTGCAACGAACCCAGAGTTAGAACAAATGATGATACTCTCAATAAGGTCATATGATACCGACACGGCTAAGAAGTACTTTGGACAAATTAATACAATCAATGTTGTTAAAAAAGAACGACTTAAAGAATTGAAATCTCAAGAATTCTCGGACTTAGTTGTTAGAGACCTACAACAAAAAACAGATCTAAAAGGAAGAATTGCTTCGGCATCAAAGATAAGTGAATTAGCTGGGCAGTTAACCACATTTGATATACTTTCTTTTGCGATTGATAAAGTATTTAAGCCAAAAAGCAGACTGGATGCAAGAGAGGCATCTGAGACATTAATAAAGTTCTTTGATTATCTAATCGGCAGTTTTGTAGATGAGTTTATGTTAAATCCCAATAAATACAGAGACGATTTGATTAATCATTCTTTGATGTTTGTTGGATATGTGGTTATCGCTAAATATTTTGAAGATAACAATATGCCTATTAAAAACATTAAGGATTTTATTGATAAGAAAATTAACTTTAAAGATAAAAATCTAATTGAATTGTTGAATAGTAAACGTGGGATAAATAACGCGAAGGTTAGAAATGAAGTAATTAATTATTTTGAAATGTTACTAGGAGTGAATGAAAATGTCCAATAA
- a CDS encoding helix-turn-helix domain-containing protein has product MSWVEIKLQYILDSKGLTRRDLSRRTKIRPGTINEMCNNTAKQIPLSNIVSICDILDVDIVDLFVYHKDDFKKEEG; this is encoded by the coding sequence ATGTCATGGGTCGAAATCAAATTACAATACATATTAGATTCTAAAGGATTAACCAGAAGAGATTTGTCAAGACGTACTAAAATTAGACCTGGAACAATTAATGAAATGTGTAACAATACGGCTAAACAAATACCTCTTAGTAATATTGTGTCTATATGTGATATTTTAGATGTGGATATTGTTGATTTATTTGTATATCACAAAGATGATTTTAAAAAAGAAGAGGGATAG
- a CDS encoding type II toxin-antitoxin system PemK/MazF family toxin has protein sequence MSMVMEKTDINKNINITTTQYEVWLADLQADGSVQGGRRPVVILSNNLQNKFSPTVMVAPTTGSKTKRPLPTHVDLIAEEIGFVKDSVLLCEQTTSINKRRLIKKLIDLPTSYQSKIAEAIRVAFAEISVY, from the coding sequence ATGAGCATGGTAATGGAAAAAACGGATATTAATAAAAATATTAACATCACAACAACACAGTATGAAGTTTGGTTGGCAGACTTACAAGCAGATGGATCGGTGCAAGGAGGAAGAAGACCAGTAGTGATTTTATCCAATAACCTTCAGAATAAATTTTCGCCTACAGTAATGGTAGCACCAACAACCGGAAGTAAAACAAAAAGACCTTTACCAACACACGTTGATTTAATTGCTGAAGAAATTGGGTTTGTAAAAGATAGTGTTCTACTTTGCGAACAAACAACATCAATTAATAAGCGAAGACTAATCAAAAAGCTGATTGATCTTCCTACTAGTTATCAAAGTAAAATTGCCGAAGCGATTAGAGTAGCATTTGCTGAAATAAGTGTTTATTAA